The Cicer arietinum cultivar CDC Frontier isolate Library 1 chromosome 1, Cicar.CDCFrontier_v2.0, whole genome shotgun sequence genome contains the following window.
tttctaaaaaaattatgtgtaccggaattcttcaaaaatattttccgACAGATATCGAAAAACTTAGACCTACCGAAAATCTTTTTTACAGTTCCGCAAATGATaaatggtgagaaaaaaaatttaactttcagATTATGTGAAATTGCAGGGTAAATTTTTCAAAAGACtattgtgtgtgtatatatatatagtttttttggactaaacaaacatatttattttgaactTTGTAAATACgctcaaataaatttttgaaattatggATATTTGAATTACGTACctaattttgtcaaaattacTCACATCCGcccttttattaaaataaaataaaacttatatacCTCTTCCTCTAATATTAAAATCTCTCCCAGGTTAAACCGAACAAACAAACGGCGATTTACCATGTTCAAATTCTCTCTCTCCCTCAATGCTTTCGCCATTTCAACAACACTCTCCCATTTCCCCTTCCCATTTTCTCTCAAGTTCCTCACCACCACCGCAACTTCAAACTCCTTCGCCGTTTCCTACTTCATCAACAAATTCAACTTCTCACCAGAATTCGCACTCAAAGCTTCCAAACAGGTTCGTTTCAACTCCTCTCAAAAACCCGATTCAGTTCTCAACTTTTTCACAACCCACGGTTTCACTGACACAGACATGCAAAACATCATTAAAAGAGAACCATGGCTTCTTAACTGCGATACCCACAAAAGGGTTTTgccaaagtttcaatttttactCTCCAAAGGTGCTTCTCCCTCTGACATTGTTCGCATGGTTAGTGGTAGTCCTAGGTTCATGAAATTAAGCTTGGATGATCGTGTTATCCCTACTTATAATTCGATATCCAAGTTCCTATGCTCCGATCAAAATGCAATTGCTTCCATAATTTCATGTCCTTCTTTGCTTTCTAGCAAATTTGTAACTGAGAATGTTAAATTATTGGTTAACCATGGTGTTGAAAATCCCAGCATTTTCAGAATTATTCATAGTAGAGCTAATGTTATATGTTCTAATCCTTTTGAGTTAGAGAAGACTTTGCAGGAATTGAAAATCATGGGTTTTGATCCTTCTAAATCATACTTTGCTGATGCATTGCTTGCCATGAGATGTATAAGCAAATCTAAGTGGAATGAGAAAATTGATGCATATAAGAAGTGGGGTTGGTCTGAGGAAACCATTAAGGAAATGGTTTCGAGGCAACCTAAATGTATGTTGGTatcaattgataaaattaatagagtgatggaattttgggttaaCCAATTAGGTTGGGATGATAGTTATCTTGTTATGCGGCCAGGGATTTTTGCTTATAGTTTGGAGAACAGGGTCATTCCGAGGGCTGTGGTTGTCCGCTATCTTCTATCCAAAGGTTTGATGAACGAGAATGCTAGCTTGACTACGGCGTTTTTTATGTCTGAGAAACTGTTCATAGAAAAGTATGTGGAATGTTTTGAAGTGGAGGAAGCTTCTCAGGTATTGAAGTTATATCGGGAAAAGATGAATGTGGAAGATAAGATTGCAAAGGATAACCTTAACATATCATGTTTGTAAAGTATTTGGCTGTTGAAAATTTTCATTAGATGGAAGATGTAACACACCTACACAGGCTTGATGATAGGCATTCTTTTATTGCTAGGGTTTCTAAGCGTTCATGTGGTATTTGTTATGATCCCTCTTAATAAGCGATTTCAGACTGATCAACTTTAACATCTACAAGCTGATGGTATACCACCAACATCAGGTATACCCTCAACCAGGAACATGTTTTCCTGTAGTTTGTGTCC
Protein-coding sequences here:
- the LOC140921035 gene encoding transcription termination factor MTERF15, mitochondrial-like; this translates as MFKFSLSLNAFAISTTLSHFPFPFSLKFLTTTATSNSFAVSYFINKFNFSPEFALKASKQVRFNSSQKPDSVLNFFTTHGFTDTDMQNIIKREPWLLNCDTHKRVLPKFQFLLSKGASPSDIVRMVSGSPRFMKLSLDDRVIPTYNSISKFLCSDQNAIASIISCPSLLSSKFVTENVKLLVNHGVENPSIFRIIHSRANVICSNPFELEKTLQELKIMGFDPSKSYFADALLAMRCISKSKWNEKIDAYKKWGWSEETIKEMVSRQPKCMLVSIDKINRVMEFWVNQLGWDDSYLVMRPGIFAYSLENRVIPRAVVVRYLLSKGLMNENASLTTAFFMSEKLFIEKYVECFEVEEASQVLKLYREKMNVEDKIAKDNLNISCL